A genomic stretch from Malus domestica chromosome 15, GDT2T_hap1 includes:
- the LOC103400792 gene encoding 1-aminocyclopropane-1-carboxylate oxidase 1 yields the protein MEIPVIDFNELNGEARSKTMALLDQACEKWGFFQVENHGIDKKLMDKVKQLINEYYEENLRASFYKSEIAKSLDQEVTSKVDWESSFFIWHRPTSNIEGIPNFSEDHCKTMNEYIAQLIKMAEKLSELMCENLGLEKGHIKDAFSGGKGPSVGTKVAKYPQCPQPELVRGLREHTDAGGIILLLQDDQVPGLEFLKDGEWFAIPPSKNNTMFVNIGDQVEVLSNGRYKSVLHRVLADKNGSRLSIATFYNPAGDAIISPAPKLLYPNHLRFQDYLKHYATTKFSDKGLRFETMKQMTDGHNGFLS from the exons ATGGAAATACCTGTGATAGACTTTAATGAGCTCAACGGGGAAGCAAGGAGCAAAACGATGGCTCTTCTGGACCAAGCTTGTGAGAAATGGGGCTTCTTCCAA GTTGAGAACCACGGAATTGATAAGAAGTTGATGGACAAAGTGAAGCAATTGATAAATGAATACTATGAGGAAAATTTGAGAGCGAGCTTTTATAAGTCAGAGATAGCTAAAAGCTTAGATCAAGAAGTTACCTCGAAAGTAGACTGGGAAAGCTCATTTTTCATTTGGCATCGCCCCACATCAAATATTGAAGGGATTCCAAACTTCTCAGAGGATCATTG CAAAACAATGAATGAGTACATCGCTCAGCTGATTAAGATGGCAGAGAAACTTTCTGAGCTCATGTGTGAGAATCTCGGTTTGGAGAAGGGTCACATAAAGGATGCATTCTCTGGTGGAAAGGGTCCTTCTGTGGGAACAAAAGTTGCAAAATACCCACAATGTCCTCAGCCAGAGCTTGTGAGAGGACTTCGAGAGCACACTGATGCTGGTGGGATCATACTCCTGCTCCAAGATGACCAAGTTCCAGGCCTCGAATTCTTGAAAGATGGAGAATGGTTTGCAATTCCACCATCCAAGAACAACACCATGTTTGTGAACATAGGTGACCAAGTGGAAGTGCTGAGTAATGGAAGGTACAAAAGTGTTTTGCACCGTGTCCTGGCAGACAAGAATGGAAGCCGACTATCCATTGCTACCTTCTACAATCCTGCTGGCGATGCCATCATCTCTCCCGCTCCCAAGCTCTTATACCCCAATCACCTCCGTTTTCAAGATTACCTGAAGCATTATGCCACCACAAAGTTCTCAGACAAGGGCCTCAGATTCGAAACAATGAAACAAATGACCGATGGCCATAACGGGTTCCTTTCCTAA
- the LOC103400798 gene encoding tetraspanin-2 isoform X1, whose amino-acid sequence MGVSNRITATLNFIALLCAIPIMSAGIWLASKPDNECIRSFRWPVFILGLLMLFVSLAGFIGAYFNKQGLLALYLFCMAALIILLLVLLIFAFTVTRPGGSYAVPGRGYREYRLDGFSKWLRDYVRDSSNWQKIRNCLADSDTCPKLTQQYMSADQFFFAHISPLQARCCKPPTVCGYSYVNPTLWINPVNTGADPDCLLWNNDQNLLCYNCNSCRAGLLGNLRKEWRRVNVILIVAVVILIFVYLVACSAFKNAQTEELFRRYKQGWV is encoded by the exons ATGGGAGTGAGCAACAGGATAACTGCAACCCTCAACTTCATAGCCCTCCTCTGCGCCATCCCAATAATGTCCGCCGGCATCTGGCTGGCCTCCAAGCCGGACAACGAGTGCATCCGCTCGTTCCGGTGGCCGGTCTTCATCCTCGGCCTACTCATGCTGTTCGTCTCTCTTGCCGGCTTCATTGGCGCCTATTTTAACAAACAGGGCCTTCTGGCTCTCTACCTCTTCTGCATGGCTGCCCTCATAATCCTGCTCCTTGTCCTGCTCATCTTCGCCTTCACCGTCACGAGGCCCGGAGGCAGCTACGCCGTGCCCGGCAGGGGTTACAGGGAGTACCGGCTTGACGGGTTTTCGAAGTGGCTGAGGGACTATGTGAGGGATTCTTCGAATTGGCAGAAGATAAGGAATTGTTTGGCTGACTCTGATACTTGTCCTAAGCTTACACAGCAGTACATGTCGGCTGATCAGTTCTTCTTTGCTCACATCTCTCCTCTCCAGGCAA GGTGTTGTAAACCCCCAACAGTATGTGGATACAGCTATGTGAATCCAACACTGTGGATAAACCCAGTGAACACAGGAGCTGACCCGGACTGCTTGCTATGGAACAATGACCAGAACCTGTTGTGCTACAATTGCAACTCCTGCAGGGCTGGACTGTTGGGGAACCTGAGAAAAGAATGGAGGAGAGTCAATGTCATCCTCATTGTGGCTGTGGTGATCCTCATTTTCGTCTATCTCGTCGCCTGCAGCGCCTTCAAGAACGCCCAAACGGAGGAACTCTTCCGTCGGTACAAGCAGGGTTGGGTTTAA
- the LOC103400798 gene encoding tetraspanin-2 isoform X2, with protein sequence MGVSNRITATLNFIALLCAIPIMSAGIWLASKPDNECIRSFRWPVFILGLLMLFVSLAGFIGAYFNKQGLLALYLFCMAALIILLLVLLIFAFTVTRPGGSYAVPGRGYREYRLDGFSKWLRDYVRDSSNWQKIRNCLADSDTCPKLTQQYMSADQFFFAHISPLQSGCCKPPTVCGYSYVNPTLWINPVNTGADPDCLLWNNDQNLLCYNCNSCRAGLLGNLRKEWRRVNVILIVAVVILIFVYLVACSAFKNAQTEELFRRYKQGWV encoded by the exons ATGGGAGTGAGCAACAGGATAACTGCAACCCTCAACTTCATAGCCCTCCTCTGCGCCATCCCAATAATGTCCGCCGGCATCTGGCTGGCCTCCAAGCCGGACAACGAGTGCATCCGCTCGTTCCGGTGGCCGGTCTTCATCCTCGGCCTACTCATGCTGTTCGTCTCTCTTGCCGGCTTCATTGGCGCCTATTTTAACAAACAGGGCCTTCTGGCTCTCTACCTCTTCTGCATGGCTGCCCTCATAATCCTGCTCCTTGTCCTGCTCATCTTCGCCTTCACCGTCACGAGGCCCGGAGGCAGCTACGCCGTGCCCGGCAGGGGTTACAGGGAGTACCGGCTTGACGGGTTTTCGAAGTGGCTGAGGGACTATGTGAGGGATTCTTCGAATTGGCAGAAGATAAGGAATTGTTTGGCTGACTCTGATACTTGTCCTAAGCTTACACAGCAGTACATGTCGGCTGATCAGTTCTTCTTTGCTCACATCTCTCCTCTCCAG TCAGGGTGTTGTAAACCCCCAACAGTATGTGGATACAGCTATGTGAATCCAACACTGTGGATAAACCCAGTGAACACAGGAGCTGACCCGGACTGCTTGCTATGGAACAATGACCAGAACCTGTTGTGCTACAATTGCAACTCCTGCAGGGCTGGACTGTTGGGGAACCTGAGAAAAGAATGGAGGAGAGTCAATGTCATCCTCATTGTGGCTGTGGTGATCCTCATTTTCGTCTATCTCGTCGCCTGCAGCGCCTTCAAGAACGCCCAAACGGAGGAACTCTTCCGTCGGTACAAGCAGGGTTGGGTTTAA
- the LOC103400799 gene encoding uncharacterized protein, whose amino-acid sequence MAKCMGLRVHQLPILAGICPCSSSYLVPRARAAGSVPISSKVDNKWKSGGRAPRRLILGLGVSFWAQLMNMSGAVGGKSFTASARLKSGPSFEEILKNVEWPEQFPFKPEDFQRFDESSDSVFYETPRFVTHIDDPAIAALTKYYSKVFPPSNTPGVSMLDMCSSWVSHFPPGYKQERIVGMGMNEEELKRNPVLTAYVVQDLNVNPKLPFEDNSFDVITNVVSVDYITKPLDVFKEMCRILKPGGLAIMSFSNRCFWTKAISIWTSTGDADHGLIVGAYFHYAGGFEPPQAVDISPNPGRSDPMYIVYSRKLSTV is encoded by the exons atggccAAATGCATGGGTCTCAGAGTCCATCAGTTACCCATTTTGGCGGGTATATgtccttgttcttcttcttatttAGTTCCTAGAGCTAGAGCTGCTGGCTCAGTTCCCATTTCATCAAAGGTTGACAACAAGTGGAAAAGTGGAGGGAGAGCTCCCCGCCGTCTGATCTTGGGCCTTGGAGTCTCGTTTTGGGCCCAGTTGATGAACATGTCTGGTGCGGTTGGTGGGAAATCTTTCACTGCTTCTGCAAGGTTGAAGAGCGGCCCTTCTTTTGAAGAG ATACTGAAGAATGTGGAATGGCCGGAGCAATTTCCCTTCAAGCCTGAGGATTTCCAGCGCTTTGATGA GTCATCGGATTCGGTGTTTTATGAGACTCCACGCTTTGTGACACATATTGATGATCCCGCCATTGCGGCACTGACCAAGTACTACTCAAAAGTGTTTCCTCCTAGCAATACTCCAGGAGTAAGCATGTTGGACATGTGTAGCAGTTGG GTCAGTCACTTTCCACCGGGATACAAGCAAGAGCGAATAGTGGGAATGGGGATGAATGAAGAAGAGCTAAAGCGCAATCCG GTCTTGACAGCGTATGTTGTGCAAGACTTGAATGTGAACCCCAAACTTCCCTTTGAAGACAATTCCTTTGATGTGATTACTAATGTG GTTAGCGTTGATTACATCACAAAGCCTCTTGACGTTTTCAAGGAAATGTGCCGGATTCTTAAGCCAGGTGGACTTGCTATAATGAG CTTTTCCAACCGTTGTTTCTGGACTAAAGCAATCTCAATATGGACATCAACCGGTGATGCTGATCATGGTTTGATTGTGGGGGCATATTTCCACTACGCTGGAGGATTTGAACCACCTCAG GCTGTGGATATATCCCCGAACCCTGGACGCTCAGATCCTATGTACATTGTATACTCTAGAAAATTATCTACGGTATAG
- the LOC103400800 gene encoding cytidine deaminase 1, giving the protein MDRPRFVIEASEAESMAKQSNLTVLQLLPSLVKPAQALARPPISKFHVGAVGYGSSGRIFLGVNLEFPGLPLHYSVHAEQFLVTNLSIQSESKLQYIAVSAAPCGHCRQFFQEIRGAQDIQILITSVESGDDNSGLNGFDPLLHLLPHRFGPEDLLGQDVPLLLEQHENGLSFFSETQNLTGDFKLNAELKAAALEAANKSHAPYSGCPSGVAILDSDGKMYKGSYMESAAYNPSMGPAQAALVAYIVGGGGGYEKIVVAVLVEKADVLVKQEHTARLLFQAISPKIDFRVFHCDSGSNCVKSLDL; this is encoded by the coding sequence ATGGACCGACCCAGATTCGTAATCGAAGCCTCCGAGGCCGAATCAATGGCCAAGCAGTCCAACCTCACCGTCCTCCAGCTCCTCCCCTCCCTCGTCAAGCCCGCCCAGGCCCTCGCCCGCCCGCCCATCTCCAAATTCCACGTCGGAGCCGTCGGTTACGGTTCATCGGGTCGGATCTTCCTCGGCGTCAACCTCGAGTTCCCGGGTCTCCCCCTCCACTACTCGGTCCACGCCGAGCAGTTCCTCGTCACCAACCTCTCAATCCAATCGGAATCAAAGCTCCAATATATCGCCGTCTCCGCCGCCCCCTGTGGCCATTGCCGCCAGTTCTTCCAAGAAATCCGCGGAGCCCAGGATATCCAGATCCTAATTACCTCGGTGGAATCCGGCGACGACAACTCCGGGTTAAACGGTTTCGACCCGCTTCTCCATTTACTCCCCCACCGATTCGGACCCGAAGACCTCCTGGGACAGGACGTGCCGTTGCTCTTAGAGCAGCACGAAAACGGCCTGTCGTTTTTTAGCGAAACCCAGAATTTAACCGGCGATTTTAAACTTAATGCGGAGTTAAAAGCCGCGGCTTTAGAGGCCGCGAATAAGTCACACGCGCCGTACAGCGGGTGCCCGTCGGGTGTGGCGATTTTGGACTCCGACGGGAAAATGTACAAAGGGTCGTACATGGAGTCCGCCGCCTATAATCCGAGCATGGGCCCGGCTCAGGCGGCGCTGGTGGCTTACATTGTCGGCGGTGGTGGCGGGTATGAGAAAATTGTGGTCGCGGTTTTGGTGGAAAAAGCTGACGTCTTGGTTAAGCAAGAGCACACGGCGAGGTTGCTATTTCAGGCAATCTCGCCCAAGATCGATTTTCGGGTTTTTCACTGCGATTCGGGTTCAAATTGTGTAAAAAGTCTTGATCTTTGA
- the LOC103400803 gene encoding PRA1 family protein F2-like: MTTYGTITTEPLPSSNQHFVTRAKEQIQTGLENRRPWLEMIQLQNLTLPSTFNQSIHRIKTNVAFYRMNYAIITLFILFLSLLWHPISLIVFVVMMVAWFFLFFLHDQPLMILGYRINERVVTMALLVVTVVALFLTNARYHIVAGLSIGLTVVLVHGALRVPEDVFIVDDEEGLGSGEGGAHVLKLPLKHAASSSYSLAK; the protein is encoded by the coding sequence ATGACAACGTACGGGACTATCACGACCGAACCCCTGCCATCATCGAACCAACATTTCGTCACACGCGCAAAAGAACAGATCCAGACAGGCCTAGAGAACCGAAGACCATGGCTGGAGATGATACAACTGCAAAATCTCACCCTTCCCTCCACCTTCAACCAATCAATCCACAGAATCAAGACGAACGTCGCCTTCTATCGCATGAACTATGCCATCATCACATTGTTCATCCTCTTCCTGAGCCTCCTATGGCACCCTATTTCGTTGATCGTCTTCGTTGTCATGATGGTTGCATGGTTCTTTCTATTTTTCCTGCATGACCAACCCTTGATGATTCTAGGGTACCGAATCAACGAACGAGTGGTGACGATGGCTCTGTTGGTGGTCACAGTCGTCGCACTTTTCCTTACCAATGCGAGATATCATATCGTCGCCGGACTCTCCATTGGCCTCACGGTTGTTCTGGTGCATGGAGCTCTGAGGGTGCCTGAGGATGTCTTCATTGTGGATGATGAAGAAGGGCTTGGATCAGGTGAAGGTGGTGCACATGTTCTCAAACTGCCTCTCAAACATGCTGcctcttcttcttattctttggCCAAATAA